The genomic DNA GGAGCTCCACCGGGCGCGGCTCCCCGTGTCGGCCGTGCTCGAGCCGCAGCACCCCATCCGGCCCGCGCCGCACCGTGAGGGTGCCCCCCGCGGGCACCTCGCGCACCGCGCGGAAGAACGTCTTGTCCCCGAGCACATTGTGGAGCGTCGACCACTCGAAGAGTGACGCGCGGTCCAGCTGCCGAGGCACCGCGGGCTCCTCCAGCAGGGCCTTCAACTCCGAGGCGAACACGAGCCGCCGTCCGCCATCCACGAGGGCGTAGAGGAGCGGCTTGATGCCGAACGGGTCCCTGGCCAGCCAGAGCTGCTCGCCATCCGTCGCCGCGAAGGCATACATGCCCTCCAGCGCCTCGACGCAGCGCAGCCCCTCGTGCTCGAAGGCCCGCAGGAGGACCTCCGTGTCACTCCGCCCCTGGAACCGGACGCCGCGCGCCTCCAGTCGTGAGCGCAGCTCCTGGTGATTGTAGAGCTCTCCGTTGTAGACGAGCACGGGCTGGCCCTCCCGCCCTCGCATGGGCTGCGCGCCCGTCTCGAAATCGACGAGGCTCAGCCGTGTGCTGGTCAGGGCCGCATGGCCCAGGACCGCCGCGCCCGAGCCATCCGGCCCCCGGTGGGCGAGGCGGTGCCTCATCCTCGAGAGCAGCTGCTCGTCCACCCCTCCGAACATCCCCGCGATGCCGCACATGCCAGGGCTCTTGGACTCAGGCGTGACTGAACGCCACGTTGATGGAGCTGTCCGGCGCCGAGAGGACGATGAGGCCCTTCTGATGGAAGAGCTGCAGCGCCTCGAGCAGGGGGCGTTCGATCTCCTCGGGCGGGCGCCCCGTCCGCGCGGCCTCCGCGTCGAGGAGCTCCTGCGCCGTCTTCGTCCCGTCGCACCGCTCGAGCAGGCCCGCGGTCCACGCGTTCACGCGGAAGTGGTGGCCGTTCATGTTGGGCTGCTTGTGGAACACGACGATGCACGCGCCGGCGCTGGAGTCCTCCCGGCCAGGAGGAAGCCCGGGCGGCAGCACCTCGAACCGCTCGATGCGCAGCAGGTTGGAGCGCGTGGGGACCCGGCGGAGCATCGCCTGGATGGGCGCGGTCCGATTGTCGGCGCCCCACCGGTCCACCCGGTTGAAGAGGGGGATGCGCAGCTCCTCGGCGCGGGTCGTCCCCAGCCAGACGAGGCGCTCGCAATAGCGGGCGACGTCCCGCAGCCGCGCGTCACCTTGCGTCTGGTGATTCAGGACCCACTCGCAGAAGGCCGCGGCGTCCTCGAAGTAGCTGGGGCCGGAGCTCGGATGTGCCGACGCGAAGGACGCCACCGCGACACCGGCGCGCTCCCCGAGCGCCTCGAAGAGGGCGGGGACGAGCGTGCGCAGCGCCTCCTCCCGCGTCTCGGGCAGCCCCCGGTCCACCAGGGGCAGGGTGGAGGGACGCCCCCCGCGCCGCTCGAGCACGTCCTGGAAGATGGGCTCGTAGCCCCGGCCCGGCGGCTGCTCCTCACGCCCGTCGACGAGCAGCTCCGCGCCCTTCTGGCCGATGCGCGCCGCCAGCGCCGCGTCGTCGATGACCAACCGCAGGGCGTTGGCCAGGTCCGCGTGGACCTTGGGATCGGGGACGACCAGCGCGTTCTCCCCCGCCACGATGCGCTCGCGGAAGCGCTGCTTGCCGGCGATCTCCCCCGACAGGATGAGGCACGTCCCCGAGGCGAGCACCTCGCGCGGAACGGTGGGCGCGTGGAAGGTGATGGGGAAGTCGCGCTCCAGGAAGCAGACCGCGCGGCAGGCGCGGATGAAGCGGCCGACCTTCCAGTGCGGCACGAAGGGCAGCACCCACGTGGTGGCGGCCAGCCCCAGGTCCTCGACCACACGGAAGTA from Myxococcus guangdongensis includes the following:
- a CDS encoding glycosyltransferase — encoded protein: MRICAVMKYPPIQGGVSAQSYWMARGLAEAGHEVHVVTNADEVEPEHRIIFDEDDREWLAPSFRQGRVHLHGTEPLSPTLTHIPQSNPFTGKLAGSAAEVVRRYGCDLIYSYYLEPYGVAAHLASSWTGVPYLVRNAGSDVGRLMNHLGLSTTYREVLRRADGICSGSPYPYLGMGVRPEALYRGPPSHLPRACFNPEVAPLDIPLHAARMQREHPHLVSNSRPIDPSVPIIGVYGKLGIAKGSYDLLRALARLKAEGRRFQLVALARSRNMDTYFRVVEDLGLAATTWVLPFVPHWKVGRFIRACRAVCFLERDFPITFHAPTVPREVLASGTCLILSGEIAGKQRFRERIVAGENALVVPDPKVHADLANALRLVIDDAALAARIGQKGAELLVDGREEQPPGRGYEPIFQDVLERRGGRPSTLPLVDRGLPETREEALRTLVPALFEALGERAGVAVASFASAHPSSGPSYFEDAAAFCEWVLNHQTQGDARLRDVARYCERLVWLGTTRAEELRIPLFNRVDRWGADNRTAPIQAMLRRVPTRSNLLRIERFEVLPPGLPPGREDSSAGACIVVFHKQPNMNGHHFRVNAWTAGLLERCDGTKTAQELLDAEAARTGRPPEEIERPLLEALQLFHQKGLIVLSAPDSSINVAFSHA